A stretch of DNA from Amylolactobacillus amylophilus DSM 20533 = JCM 1125:
TAACGTCATTTTGTCTTTGCCTATTTTCATAGATATTCAGATTTATGTAGTCAAAATATAGTCAGAGTCTTAATTATCGCACCATTTAACAAAAATCCCCCTATCGATTATTCGCTGAAGGAGATTTTTTTATTTAACAACATTTGAAACTTTTCAATAGTTTCAGTAATTTCAGCAATAAAAATAAGCCTAACCCTTAGCGGGAAGAGCTTACCAGTTCAGCCGGCGTACATACAGGCACGCTTAATTTGGAAGTCTGATTAATTTTGAGGCTTTTAACTCCACTTCCATACCTATTTTGTTACGAATATTTCTGATCAAACTTTTATACTTTCTACTGGCTTTGTCACGATTTTCTCTCCCAATAAAAACGTATCCTGCATACACAAAATATTCTTCCTTGGAATTATTGTGAAGAACACCCGAATCATCAAAATAGTAATATAAATGTTGAACCATCAAAATTCCAAACCTTATCGTTTTAAATCAGTATATCGTATATTATCCCACAAAAATAGCCACCACCAAACGGTGAGGGTTGTTTTTTGGCGCCGCTCATATATATATTTTAAAAGCAAAAGAAAAAAGCCAAGTCTTTCGACTTGGCTCAAATGAGCGTGGCAACTTCCTATCCTCGCAGGCAGTCTCCCACCAACTACTATCGGCGTTAAGAAGCTTAACTTCTGTGTTCGGCATGGGAACAGGTGTATCCTTCTTGCTATCGCCACCACACTCTTCTTCTGAGTATTCTCACACTCAAAACTAAATACGATTCTTTTCTAGAAAACCTTTTGCGTTTGCCTATTGTGCTTGCGCTACTTCTTGGTTAAGTCCTCGACTGATTAGTACTGGTCCGCTCCATACATCACTGTACTTCCACTCCCAGCCTATCTACCTCATATTCTTTAAGGTGTCTTACTTCTTACGAATGGGAAATCTCATCTCGAGGGGGGCTTCGCACTTAGATGCTTTCAGCGCTTATCCCTTCCATACATAGCTACCCAGCGATGCCCTTGGCAGAACAACTGGTACACCAGCGGTATGTCCATCCCGGTCCTCTCGTACTAAGGACAGCTCCTCTCAAATTTCCTACGCCCGCGACGGATAGGGACCGAACTGTCTCACGACGTTCTGAACCCAGCTCGCGTGCCGCTTTAATGGGCGAACAGCCCAACCCTTGGGACCGACTACAGCCCCAGGATGCGACGAGCCGACATCGAGGTGCCAAACCTCCCCGTCGATGTGGACTCTTGGGGGAGATAAGCCTGTTATCCCCAGGGTAGCTTTTATCCGTTGAGTGATGGCCCTTCCATGCGGTACCACCAGATCACTAAGTCCTAGTTTCCTACCTGCTCGAGTTGTCGCTCTCGCAGTCAAGCTCTCTTATACCTTTACACTCTGCGAATGATTTCCAACCATTCTGAGAGAACCTTTGAGCGCCTCCGTTACACTTTAGGAGGCGACCGCCCCAGTCAAACTGCCCACCAGACACTGTCCCTCACCACGCTTAGTGGTGCAGGTTAGAGGATTCATAAAACAAGGGTAGTATCCCACCAGCGCCTCCAAGAATACTAGCGTACTCTCTTCTTCGGCTCCTACCTATCCTGTACATGTTTCACAAATACTCAATATCAAGCTACAGTAAAGCTCCATGGGGTCTTTCCGTCCTGTCGCGGGTAACCCGCATCTTCACGGGTATTATAATTTCACCGAGTCTATCGTTGAGACAGTGCCCAAATCATTACGCCTTTCGTGCGGGTCGGAACTTACCCGACAAGGAATTTCGCTACCTTAGGACCGTTATAGTTACGGCCGCCGTTTACTGGGGCTTCAATTCAATCCTTCGACGAATCTAAGATCTCCTCTTAACCTTCCAGCACCGGGCAGGCGTCAGCCCCTATACGTCATCTTTCGATTTTGCAGAGACCTGTGTTTTTGATAAACAGTTGTTTGGGCCTATTCACTGCGGCTGATATCTCTATCAGCACCCCTTCTCCCGAAGTTACGGGGTCATTTTGCCGAGTTCCTTAACGATAGTTCTCTCGCTCACCTTAGGATTCTCTCCTCGACTACCTGTGTCGGTTTGCGGTACGGGTAATTGTTAACTCGCTAGAAGCTTTTCTTGGCAGTGTGAAATCAGGAACTTCGCTACTTAATTTCGCTCCCCATCATATCTTGTCCTGACAAAGATAAGCATTTAACTCATCCTCAGACTTGACACTTGGACGTGCATATCCAGCCGCACGCTTTCCTTATCCTCCTGCGTCCCTCCATTACTCAAACGTTAACTCTTAGTACAGGAATCTCTACCTGTTATCCATCGACTACGCCTTTCGGCCTCGCCTTAGGTCCCGACTAACCCTGGGAGGACGAGCCTTCCCCAGGAAACCTTAGTCATTCGGTGGATAAGATTCTCACTTATCTCTCGCTACTCATACCGGCATTCTCACTTCTAAGCGCTCCAGTAGTCCTCTCGATCTACCTTCTCCGCCCTTAGAACGCTCTCCTACCACACATGACTTTCATCATGCATCCACAGTTTCGGTACTATGCTTAGCCCCGGTACATTTTCGGCGCAGCGCCACTCGACTAGTGAGCTATTACGCACTCTTTAAATGGTGGCTGCTTCTGAGCCAACATCCTAGTTGTCTGCGCGACTCCACTTCCTTTTCCACTTAGCATAGATTTTGGGACCTTAACTGGTGATCTGGGCTGTTTCCCTTTCGACTACGGATCTTATCACTCGCAGTCTGACTCCCGGGTAATTGATACATGGCATTCGGAGTTTATCTGAATTCAGTAACCCTTGACGGGCCCCTAGTCCAAACAGTGCTCTACCTCCATTATCATTCCCCCGAGGCTAGCCCTAAAGCTATTTCGGAGAGAACCAGCTATCTCCAAGTTCGTTTGGAATTTCACCGCTACCCACACCTCATCCCCGCATTTTTTAACATACGTGGGTTCGGTCCTCCAGTGCGTTTTACCACACCTTCAACCTGGACATGGGTAGGTCACTTGGTTTCGGGTCTACATCATGATACTATCTCGCCCTCTTCAGACTCGCTTTCGCTCCGGCTCCGACCTTTCCGTCTTAACCTCGCATCATAACGTAACTCGCCGGTTCATTCTACAAAAGGCACGCCATCACCCTTTAACGGGCTTTGACTACTTGTAGGCACACGGTTTCAGGTTCTCTTTCACTCCCCTCCCGGGGTGCTTTTCACCTTTCCCTCACGGTACTGGTTCACTATCGGTCACTAGGGAGTATTTAGCCTTGGGAGATGGTCCTCCCAGATTCCGACGGGGTTTCACGTGTCCCGCCGTACTCAGGATCCTGCTTCGTCAAGTTGATATTTCGTCTACAGGGATCTCACCTTCTCTGTCTAAGTTTCCCAACTTATTCGACTATACCTGCTTGTACTCTCTTGCAGTCCTACAACCCCAATAAGCAAGCTTATTGGTTTGGGCTCTTTCCTGTTCGCTCGCCGCTACTTGGGAAATCGATCTTTCTTTCTCTTCCTGCAGCTACTGAGATGTTTCAGTTCACCGCGTCTTCCTTCGTATACCTATGTATTCAATATACGATAGTAACTCTCGTTACTGGGTTCCCCCATTCGGACATCTCCGGATCATAATCTACTTACGACTCCCCGAAGCATTTCGTTGTTTGTCACGTCCTTCATCGGCTCCTAGTGCCTAGGCATTCACCGTGCGCCCTTCTTAACTTAACCTACAAATATTTTTAGTGATTCCTCACTTCGTTCTCGGCTTTTTCGTTCGCATTGAATATTCCTAGTCGTGCAACTACCACCAATCAATTCGCCTTAAGTCGCCTTCTTCAGTCACTACGTGACCTTTGAAGTCT
This window harbors:
- a CDS encoding DUF3800 domain-containing protein; translation: MVQHLYYYFDDSGVLHNNSKEEYFVYAGYVFIGRENRDKASRKYKSLIRNIRNKIGMEVELKASKLIRLPN